In a single window of the Vitis vinifera cultivar Pinot Noir 40024 chromosome 6, ASM3070453v1 genome:
- the LOC100250217 gene encoding uncharacterized protein LOC100250217, which translates to MFLLLLHVTCWLETKLRSFSCLTTGDTIVIDYSNKKFYIDIVDTKPSAAVCIIDTDCEVDFAPPLDYEEADEPKPSNLSSKTESRESSETQSEELATKLIKFKPFTGSARRLDGKPISESVAVVSSSPMPQQPEDTDGTNGPTSSSSTTFQRSRKVVFGSKETSEAAPVASQKHPQEVEKPKFQAFTGKKYTLQD; encoded by the exons atgtttcttttacttcttcatGTTACTTGCTGGTTGGAGACTAAATTGAGGAGCTTCTCTTGTTTAACTACTGGTGACACCATAGTGATTGATTATAGCAATAAGAAGTTTTACATTGATATAGTAGACACCAAACCCTCTGCTGCGGTATGTATTATTGACACAGACTGTGAGGTGGACTTTGCTCCTCCTCTTGATTATGAAGAAGCCGACGAACCAAAACCATCTAACCTCTCTAGCAAGACAGAATCTAGAGAGTCAAGTGAGACACAGTCAGaag agcttgccacaaaactaatTAAATTCAAGCCATTCACTGGTTCAGCAAGACGGTTGGATGGGAAGCCTATATCAGAATCAGTGGCAGTAGTTTCTTCCTCTCCCATGCCCCAGCAACCAGAAGACACTGATGGAACCAATGGTCCCACGTCATCCAGCTCTACTACATTTCAGCGGTCTAGAAAGGTTGTGTTTGGCTCAAAGGAAACATCAGAA GCTGCCCCAGTGGCCAGTCAAAAGCACCCTCAGGAAGTGGAAAAACCAAAGTTCCAAGCATTCACTGGGAAGAAGTATACACTGCAAGACTGA